One segment of Zhihengliuella halotolerans DNA contains the following:
- a CDS encoding ABC transporter substrate-binding protein: MNRQSARRLGEMPLSRRGLLGLGLGAAATAGLSACGSNGSPQSQEIVVAIVSNPQMQDAISLIEDFRAKNPGINVRFVSLPENEARAKITASVATGGGEFDVVMVSNYETPMWAENGWITDLVPFMDATDGYDRQDFIPTIREALTVGAGQYSVPFYGESSFLVYRQDLFDDAGISMPEQPTWDEVAEIAARMHDPANNFSGICLRGLAGWGEVMAPLNTVINTYGGRWFDEAWNPQLDSPEVHAAVSDYVNLVRNHGQPGAATSGYGDCLTRFSQGNAAMWYDATAMVSSVEDPASSLVVGKTGYALAPVKETESAGWLYTWSLAIPETSERKQAAWDFIAWMTNKDYFQLVGDQVSWERLPPGSRQSTYEIPQYAEIASSYAGPTLKAMGQASQETSMVHPVPYTGLQFVGIPEFQDLGTRVAQQISAAIAGQQSVEAALEQSQSFATSVARTYQEG; this comes from the coding sequence ATGAATCGTCAAAGCGCCCGACGCCTCGGCGAGATGCCGCTGAGCCGCCGCGGACTGCTGGGCCTCGGGCTCGGCGCGGCAGCCACCGCCGGGCTCTCCGCCTGCGGATCCAACGGATCGCCGCAGAGCCAGGAGATCGTCGTCGCGATCGTCTCCAATCCGCAGATGCAGGACGCGATCTCGCTGATCGAAGACTTCCGCGCGAAAAATCCGGGCATCAACGTCCGCTTCGTCTCCCTGCCCGAGAACGAGGCCCGGGCCAAGATCACCGCGTCGGTGGCCACAGGAGGCGGCGAGTTCGACGTCGTCATGGTCTCCAACTACGAGACCCCCATGTGGGCGGAGAACGGGTGGATCACCGACCTCGTCCCGTTCATGGATGCGACCGACGGCTACGACCGCCAAGACTTCATCCCGACCATCCGCGAGGCGCTGACCGTGGGGGCCGGGCAGTACTCGGTCCCGTTCTACGGGGAGTCCTCCTTCCTGGTCTACCGCCAGGACCTGTTCGACGACGCCGGTATCAGCATGCCCGAGCAGCCTACGTGGGACGAGGTGGCGGAGATCGCCGCCCGGATGCACGACCCCGCGAACAACTTCTCCGGCATCTGCCTGCGCGGACTCGCCGGCTGGGGTGAGGTCATGGCCCCGCTGAACACCGTCATCAACACGTACGGCGGGCGCTGGTTCGACGAGGCCTGGAACCCGCAGCTGGACAGCCCCGAGGTGCACGCCGCGGTGAGCGATTACGTGAACCTCGTGCGCAACCACGGCCAGCCCGGCGCAGCGACCTCCGGATACGGCGACTGCCTGACCCGTTTCTCCCAGGGCAACGCGGCCATGTGGTACGACGCGACGGCGATGGTCTCCTCCGTGGAGGATCCGGCGTCGTCCCTCGTGGTCGGCAAGACCGGCTACGCGCTCGCTCCCGTGAAGGAGACCGAGTCGGCCGGCTGGCTGTACACGTGGTCGCTCGCGATCCCCGAGACCAGCGAGCGCAAGCAGGCCGCCTGGGACTTCATCGCGTGGATGACCAACAAGGACTACTTCCAGCTCGTCGGCGACCAGGTCAGCTGGGAGCGACTGCCGCCCGGCAGCCGGCAGTCCACCTACGAGATCCCGCAGTATGCGGAGATCGCGTCGTCCTACGCGGGCCCGACGCTCAAGGCCATGGGCCAGGCCAGCCAGGAGACGTCGATGGTGCACCCCGTGCCCTACACGGGACTCCAGTTCGTGGGCATCCCCGAGTTCCAGGATCTCGGCACCCGCGTCGCGCAGCAGATCTCCGCCGCGATCGCCGGGCAGCAGAGCGTCGAGGCCGCGCTCGAACAATCCCAGAGCTTCGCCACGTCCGTGGCCCGTACCTACCAGGAAGGCTGA
- a CDS encoding carbohydrate ABC transporter permease, with the protein MATTLTSPTPAPGAAGEGPAARAPRRRTGSAGGRLLTILTWLLALVFFAPVLWMVTTSFKQENAAASTPPTFVFEPTLQQYADVLAQNAGPYFANSLIATGVSTLLVIALAVPAAYALSIRPVQKTSDVLFFFISTKMLPVVAVIMPIYVISGRLHVLDNVWTLVVLYTSMNLPIAVWMMRSFFQEVPSEVLEAAQMDGAGLMKTLRSVLIPMVAPGIAATALICVIFSWNEFFFALNLTAAKAATVPVFLMGTMTSEGLFLAKLSAASVLASLPVVLAGWAAQKQLVRGLSMGAVK; encoded by the coding sequence ATGGCCACGACACTGACTTCACCCACCCCCGCGCCTGGCGCGGCCGGCGAGGGGCCAGCGGCGCGCGCGCCCCGTCGTCGTACCGGATCCGCCGGCGGGCGACTGCTGACGATCCTCACCTGGCTGCTCGCGCTCGTGTTCTTCGCGCCGGTGCTGTGGATGGTGACGACGTCGTTCAAGCAGGAGAACGCGGCCGCCTCGACGCCGCCGACGTTCGTCTTCGAGCCGACCCTGCAGCAGTACGCGGACGTGCTGGCCCAGAACGCCGGGCCGTATTTCGCGAACTCGCTCATCGCGACGGGCGTCTCGACGCTGCTGGTCATCGCGCTCGCCGTGCCCGCGGCCTACGCGCTGAGCATCCGGCCCGTGCAGAAGACCTCCGACGTGCTGTTCTTCTTCATCTCCACGAAGATGCTGCCGGTCGTCGCCGTCATCATGCCGATCTACGTGATCTCCGGCCGGTTGCACGTGCTCGACAACGTCTGGACGCTCGTGGTCCTCTACACGTCGATGAATCTGCCGATCGCCGTCTGGATGATGCGCTCCTTCTTCCAGGAGGTGCCGAGCGAGGTGCTCGAGGCCGCCCAGATGGACGGCGCCGGGCTCATGAAGACGCTGCGCTCGGTCCTCATCCCGATGGTGGCGCCGGGTATCGCCGCGACCGCGCTGATCTGCGTGATCTTCTCCTGGAACGAGTTCTTCTTCGCACTCAACCTGACTGCGGCGAAGGCCGCCACCGTGCCCGTGTTCCTCATGGGCACGATGACGAGCGAGGGGTTGTTCCTCGCCAAGCTCTCCGCCGCGAGCGTGCTGGCCTCGCTGCCCGTGGTCCTGGCCGGCTGGGCCGCCCAGAAGCAGCTGGTCCGCGGCCTGTCGATGGGTGCGGTGAAGTAG
- a CDS encoding nucleoside/nucleotide kinase family protein, giving the protein MRVRPPSTASQPAPTAAIAAAVRRAEDLLRVSEGRAILGIAGAPGAGKSTFAELLAERLGPAAAVVPMDGFHLSDRVLRAHGALGRKGAIDTFDADGYVALLERLARDADRPVFAPRFERDLEEPIAAGIEVPPAARLIITEGNYLLADADPWPRLRGLCDEIWFVDLPAQKRIERLIARHERFGKTPDAARAWVTDTDEANARLIEQTRDRADRVIDWD; this is encoded by the coding sequence ATGCGCGTTCGTCCGCCCTCCACCGCGTCCCAGCCGGCCCCTACGGCCGCGATCGCCGCCGCAGTGCGGCGTGCCGAGGATCTACTCCGCGTCTCGGAAGGGCGCGCCATACTGGGCATCGCCGGCGCACCCGGCGCGGGCAAATCGACGTTCGCCGAGCTTCTGGCCGAACGCCTCGGGCCGGCGGCCGCCGTCGTGCCGATGGACGGTTTCCACCTGAGCGACCGCGTCCTGAGAGCCCACGGCGCGCTGGGACGCAAAGGCGCGATCGACACGTTCGACGCCGACGGCTACGTCGCGCTGCTGGAGCGGCTGGCCCGCGACGCGGACCGGCCGGTGTTCGCGCCGCGGTTCGAGCGCGACCTGGAGGAACCCATCGCCGCCGGCATCGAAGTTCCGCCCGCTGCCCGCCTGATCATCACGGAGGGAAACTACCTGCTCGCCGACGCCGACCCATGGCCCCGGCTGCGCGGCCTCTGCGACGAGATCTGGTTCGTGGACCTGCCGGCGCAGAAGAGAATCGAGCGGCTCATCGCCCGGCACGAGCGGTTCGGCAAGACGCCCGACGCGGCGCGGGCCTGGGTCACGGACACGGACGAGGCCAACGCCCGGCTCATCGAGCAGACCAGGGACCGCGCGGACCGCGTCATCGACTGGGACTAG
- a CDS encoding mannitol dehydrogenase family protein, whose translation MGQNEVGLDGPVRLNAADLKSPAAHGRGVETPGYALDQRRVGIVHFGVGGFHRAHQALYLDRLMQQGRALDWAICGVGLMPFDTAMRDALTAQDGLYTLVEKAPDGTRTARVVGSIAEYLYAPDYPEAVLARLADPAVRIVSLTVTEGGYNYNARTGEFLADTPEVAADLAAGAGQPPRTTFGFVIEALRRRRAAGTAPFTVMSCDNIQGNGHLAQKVFTAFADLKDPELGTWIRANVAFPNSMVDRITPVTTDADREAVAADYGIADAWPVVCEDFIQWVLEDAFPAGRPPFEEVGVQVVDDVEPYELMKLRLLNATHQAMAYTGYLAGYRYAHETARDPLFAEFFAAYMDREATPTLRPVPGIDLDAYKRQLIERFSNEQVRDTLARLCAESSDRIPTWLVPVIAHNLDDDGGAAPRGSVALSAAIVASWARYAEGVDEAGESIEIVDRLKDRVTAAAARQDEDELAFLRDPELFGDLVENEEFTAHYVAALRSFKTVGSRATLEALSASGWSGLV comes from the coding sequence ATGGGCCAAAACGAAGTGGGGCTGGATGGACCCGTCCGCCTGAACGCGGCGGACCTGAAGTCGCCAGCGGCGCACGGGCGGGGCGTCGAGACGCCTGGGTATGCGCTGGATCAGCGCCGGGTCGGCATCGTGCACTTCGGCGTCGGCGGCTTCCACCGCGCCCACCAGGCCCTTTACCTCGACCGGCTCATGCAGCAGGGCCGCGCGCTCGACTGGGCCATCTGCGGCGTCGGCCTCATGCCCTTCGACACCGCGATGCGCGACGCGCTCACCGCCCAGGACGGGCTCTACACACTCGTCGAGAAGGCCCCGGACGGCACGCGTACCGCGCGTGTCGTCGGATCCATTGCCGAGTACCTCTACGCGCCCGACTACCCCGAGGCGGTGCTCGCGCGCCTGGCCGATCCGGCGGTCCGTATCGTCTCCCTCACCGTGACCGAGGGTGGCTACAACTACAACGCGCGCACCGGGGAGTTCCTCGCCGACACCCCCGAGGTGGCCGCCGACCTCGCGGCGGGGGCAGGGCAGCCCCCGCGCACCACCTTCGGGTTCGTGATCGAGGCCCTCCGCCGCCGTCGTGCCGCGGGGACCGCGCCCTTCACGGTGATGAGCTGCGACAACATCCAGGGCAACGGGCATCTCGCGCAGAAGGTCTTCACCGCGTTCGCAGACCTGAAGGACCCGGAGCTGGGTACCTGGATCCGCGCGAACGTCGCGTTCCCGAACTCCATGGTCGACCGCATCACCCCGGTTACGACCGACGCCGACCGCGAGGCCGTCGCCGCCGACTACGGGATCGCGGACGCGTGGCCCGTCGTCTGCGAGGACTTCATCCAGTGGGTGCTCGAGGACGCCTTCCCGGCCGGACGCCCGCCGTTCGAGGAGGTGGGCGTGCAGGTGGTCGACGACGTCGAGCCGTACGAACTCATGAAGCTGCGCCTGCTCAACGCGACGCACCAGGCGATGGCCTACACCGGCTACCTCGCCGGATACCGCTACGCGCACGAGACTGCGCGCGACCCGCTCTTCGCCGAATTCTTCGCCGCCTACATGGACCGCGAGGCGACGCCGACCCTGCGCCCGGTCCCGGGCATCGACCTGGACGCCTACAAACGCCAGCTCATCGAGCGCTTCTCCAACGAGCAGGTCCGCGACACGCTCGCCCGCCTCTGCGCGGAGTCCAGCGACCGCATCCCCACCTGGCTCGTCCCGGTCATCGCACACAATCTGGACGACGACGGCGGTGCCGCCCCACGCGGTTCGGTCGCCCTGAGTGCGGCGATCGTCGCGTCGTGGGCGCGCTACGCGGAGGGTGTCGACGAGGCGGGTGAGTCGATCGAGATCGTCGACCGTCTGAAGGACCGCGTCACGGCGGCGGCCGCGCGCCAGGATGAGGACGAGCTCGCGTTTCTGCGCGACCCGGAGCTCTTCGGCGATCTGGTGGAGAACGAGGAGTTCACCGCCCACTATGTTGCCGCGCTGCGCAGCTTCAAGACCGTCGGTTCGCGCGCGACGCTGGAGGCGCTGAGCGCGTCCGGCTGGAGCGGCCTCGTCTGA
- a CDS encoding aspartate ammonia-lyase: MSQPTRTEHDLIGDRDVPADAYWGVHTLRAVENFPITGQRLSSNPHLVRALAMVKQAAARANRDLGLLDAERAGAIDAACAEIIGGALHEAFVVDVVQGGAGTSTNMNANEVIANRALELLGCAKGDYARLHPNDHVNLSQSTNDAYPTAVNVATVFAARPLLDALEDLEAAFAAKGEEFRTVVKMGRTQLQDAVPMTLGQEFRGYAVTLREDHDRLEESLRLVHEINLGATAIGTALNAPVGYAEVARRHLAEISGLELTTSPDLIEATQDVGAFVHLSGVLKRVALKLSKICNDLRLLSSGPRAGFNEINLPAVQSGSSIMPGKVNPVIPEVVSQVAFEVVGNDVTISMAAEGGQLQLNAFEPVIVHSLSKSMAHLAAACTTLSTRCVAGITANADELRRTVENSIGLVTALNPVLGYAESTSIALEALHSGRGVADLVLERGLLTPEQLAEMLRPERLANLSD, encoded by the coding sequence TTGTCCCAGCCCACCCGCACCGAACACGACCTCATCGGCGACCGCGATGTGCCCGCCGACGCCTACTGGGGCGTGCACACGCTGCGCGCCGTCGAGAACTTCCCCATCACGGGGCAGCGTCTCTCCTCGAACCCCCACCTCGTCCGGGCCCTGGCCATGGTCAAGCAGGCGGCAGCCCGCGCCAACCGGGACCTCGGCCTGCTCGACGCCGAGCGCGCCGGGGCGATCGACGCCGCGTGCGCCGAGATCATCGGCGGCGCTCTGCACGAGGCGTTCGTGGTCGACGTCGTCCAGGGCGGGGCCGGGACCTCGACCAACATGAACGCGAACGAGGTCATCGCCAACCGCGCGCTCGAGCTGCTGGGCTGCGCCAAGGGCGACTACGCGCGCCTGCACCCCAACGACCACGTGAACCTCAGCCAGTCCACCAACGACGCGTACCCGACGGCGGTCAACGTCGCCACCGTGTTCGCGGCGCGGCCTCTGCTCGACGCGCTCGAGGACCTCGAGGCCGCCTTCGCCGCGAAGGGCGAGGAGTTCCGGACGGTTGTGAAGATGGGCCGGACCCAGCTGCAGGACGCCGTCCCGATGACACTGGGTCAGGAGTTCCGCGGCTACGCCGTGACCCTGCGCGAGGACCATGACCGGCTCGAGGAGTCGCTGCGCCTCGTGCACGAGATCAACCTGGGTGCCACCGCGATCGGCACCGCACTCAACGCCCCGGTCGGATATGCCGAGGTCGCCCGCCGGCACCTGGCCGAGATCAGCGGGCTCGAGCTGACCACCTCGCCGGACCTCATCGAGGCCACGCAGGACGTCGGAGCGTTCGTGCACCTCTCCGGCGTGCTCAAGCGCGTAGCGCTGAAGCTCTCGAAGATCTGCAACGACCTGCGCCTGCTGTCCTCCGGCCCCCGCGCCGGGTTCAACGAGATCAACCTGCCGGCGGTGCAATCCGGATCCTCGATCATGCCGGGTAAGGTCAACCCGGTGATCCCCGAGGTCGTCAGCCAGGTCGCGTTCGAGGTCGTCGGCAACGACGTGACGATCTCGATGGCGGCGGAGGGCGGGCAGCTGCAGCTCAACGCGTTCGAGCCGGTGATCGTCCACAGCCTCTCGAAGTCGATGGCGCACCTGGCCGCCGCCTGCACCACGCTCTCAACGCGCTGCGTCGCCGGCATCACGGCCAACGCGGACGAGCTGCGCCGAACGGTGGAGAACTCGATCGGGCTCGTCACCGCGCTGAACCCGGTGCTCGGGTATGCGGAGTCGACATCGATCGCGCTCGAGGCCCTGCACAGCGGCCGCGGGGTGGCCGACCTCGTCCTCGAACGCGGCCTGCTCACCCCGGAACAGCTGGCCGAGATGCTCCGCCCCGAGCGCCTGGCGAACCTCTCGGACTGA
- a CDS encoding sugar-binding transcriptional regulator, whose protein sequence is MSTTHHELLADIATAYYLNNTSKVEIAKEHGISRFQVARYLDEARRDGIVDITIHRPAHTRIDAAALAAALGVDAIDIARGAAGFTARESVAEQAADTLGSLAREGDTIGVSWSRTLSLMSTHLERLPTCDVVQLAGDLRVGDDGGSGQLIHRLGAATDGRTWPLPAPLIVETAELADSLRRLPEISQAQARADRLDIAMVAIGTWTAGRSTVWERLTGPERTAIAEAGAVAEVSGRLLTADGGHVDAGLDGRVISVTIDQLRTAATTVAVAYGADNLPGVLAALRSGFVQQLVVDGELAAALAEHAGLADA, encoded by the coding sequence ATGTCGACGACGCACCACGAGCTACTGGCCGATATCGCCACGGCCTACTACTTGAACAACACGTCGAAGGTGGAGATCGCCAAGGAGCACGGGATCTCGCGCTTCCAGGTGGCCCGCTACCTCGACGAAGCGCGCCGGGACGGCATCGTCGACATCACGATCCACCGCCCCGCCCACACGCGCATCGACGCCGCCGCCCTCGCCGCGGCACTCGGCGTCGACGCGATCGATATCGCGCGGGGAGCCGCCGGCTTCACGGCGCGCGAATCCGTGGCCGAACAGGCCGCCGACACGCTCGGCTCGCTGGCTCGCGAAGGAGACACGATCGGCGTCTCCTGGTCCCGCACGCTCAGCCTCATGTCCACGCACCTCGAACGACTGCCCACGTGCGACGTCGTACAGCTCGCCGGCGACCTGCGCGTCGGCGACGACGGCGGCTCGGGCCAGCTGATCCACCGGCTCGGCGCAGCGACGGACGGGCGGACCTGGCCACTGCCGGCGCCGCTGATCGTCGAGACAGCCGAGCTCGCCGACAGCCTGCGCCGGCTTCCGGAGATCTCGCAGGCGCAGGCGCGGGCGGACCGTCTGGATATCGCGATGGTCGCGATCGGCACGTGGACCGCCGGCCGATCGACGGTCTGGGAGCGCCTCACGGGGCCGGAACGGACAGCGATCGCGGAGGCGGGAGCCGTGGCGGAGGTCTCCGGGCGCCTGCTGACGGCAGACGGGGGGCACGTGGACGCGGGCCTCGACGGCCGGGTCATCTCGGTCACGATCGACCAGCTGCGCACGGCCGCGACGACGGTCGCCGTCGCCTACGGCGCGGACAACCTGCCCGGGGTCCTGGCCGCGCTGCGCAGCGGATTCGTCCAGCAGCTCGTCGTGGACGGGGAGCTGGCCGCGGCCCTCGCCGAGCACGCGGGTCTGGCCGACGCATAG
- a CDS encoding carbohydrate ABC transporter permease — MSTETAVRRGEGAGPASPEARRAARREGWSRRLPLLPALIFTIIVTQIPFAMTIWYSLRSWNLLRPDGETFVWFQNFVDIFADSTFRGAAVNSILITLGCVFASLILGTLFAILLDREFLGRGIVRTLLITPFLIMPAATSMLWSVSMLNPSFGLLNWVIGLVGIGPIDFTSQLPLFSVIMALVWQWTPFMMLLILAGLQAQPKDVLEAASLDGAGWGKTFLFVTLPQLRRYIELAVLLGAIYVVNTFDQIYLMTAGGPGTASANLPFYIYQRAFLGFDVGQAAAMGVVTVIATIIIATFALRLIFRSFDVKD; from the coding sequence ATGAGCACCGAAACCGCCGTGCGCCGCGGGGAGGGGGCCGGGCCCGCGAGCCCGGAGGCCCGCCGGGCCGCGCGCCGCGAGGGCTGGTCCCGCCGGCTTCCCCTGCTGCCCGCCCTGATCTTCACGATCATCGTCACCCAGATCCCGTTCGCGATGACCATCTGGTACTCGCTGCGGTCCTGGAACCTGCTGCGGCCCGACGGCGAGACGTTCGTCTGGTTCCAGAACTTCGTCGACATCTTCGCCGACTCCACGTTCCGCGGCGCCGCCGTGAACTCGATCCTCATCACCCTCGGCTGCGTCTTCGCGTCCCTGATCCTCGGCACGCTGTTCGCGATCCTGCTGGACCGCGAGTTCCTCGGCCGCGGCATCGTGCGCACGCTGCTCATCACCCCGTTCCTCATCATGCCGGCGGCGACGTCGATGCTGTGGAGCGTCTCCATGCTGAATCCGAGCTTCGGACTGTTGAACTGGGTCATCGGGCTCGTCGGCATCGGGCCGATCGACTTCACCTCGCAGCTGCCGCTGTTCTCCGTGATCATGGCGCTTGTCTGGCAGTGGACCCCGTTCATGATGCTCCTGATCCTCGCGGGGCTGCAGGCCCAGCCGAAGGACGTGCTCGAGGCCGCCTCGCTCGACGGCGCGGGGTGGGGCAAGACGTTCCTCTTCGTCACGCTGCCGCAGCTGCGCCGCTACATCGAGCTGGCCGTGCTCCTCGGCGCGATCTACGTGGTCAACACGTTCGACCAGATCTACCTGATGACGGCGGGCGGTCCCGGCACGGCCAGCGCCAACCTGCCCTTCTACATCTACCAGCGTGCCTTCCTCGGGTTCGACGTCGGCCAGGCCGCGGCCATGGGCGTCGTCACCGTGATCGCCACCATCATCATCGCGACCTTCGCGCTGCGCCTGATCTTCCGCAGCTTCGACGTAAAGGACTGA
- a CDS encoding LacI family DNA-binding transcriptional regulator: protein MAGVNSSPAAARSAVTRKDVARLAGVSTAVVSYVVNGGPKRVAPATEEKVRRAVEALGYQPNAAARALKLGSSEMFGMVVPDATNAFFAAMVRAVENAALERGFAVLFADSDGSLRTERRLVQNLVNRRVDGVFLASVLAEPDLSDLERAEMPAVLLNRSVESPAFSSVGVTFEEGARRAVAHLIGHGHRDVGLIMGTNSGAELDPREAGWRRALAEAGLEEGMVLRSEFTREGGYRAGRRFLAAAERPSAVFVSSDLQAIGFLHAVLEGGLKVPEDLAIFAFDGSPESAYSWPALSTVVQPVEKMARAAVDALFATREGRPVEHRVFDVELLPRASCGC, encoded by the coding sequence ATGGCTGGTGTGAACTCCAGTCCAGCCGCAGCCCGCTCCGCCGTCACGCGCAAGGACGTCGCGCGTCTGGCCGGCGTCAGCACCGCCGTCGTGAGTTATGTCGTCAACGGCGGGCCGAAGCGCGTGGCGCCGGCGACCGAGGAGAAGGTGCGCCGGGCCGTCGAGGCCCTCGGCTACCAGCCCAACGCCGCCGCCCGCGCTCTGAAGCTCGGGTCCTCCGAAATGTTCGGGATGGTGGTCCCGGACGCGACCAACGCCTTCTTCGCGGCAATGGTGCGGGCCGTGGAGAACGCGGCGCTGGAGCGCGGGTTCGCTGTCCTCTTCGCCGATTCGGATGGCTCGCTGCGGACGGAGCGCCGGCTCGTGCAGAACCTCGTGAACCGGCGGGTCGACGGCGTGTTCCTGGCCAGCGTGCTCGCCGAGCCCGATCTGAGCGATCTCGAGCGGGCCGAGATGCCTGCGGTCCTGCTCAACCGCAGCGTCGAGAGTCCGGCGTTCAGCTCCGTGGGCGTGACCTTCGAGGAGGGGGCGCGGCGGGCGGTCGCGCATCTCATCGGCCACGGGCATCGCGATGTCGGCCTGATCATGGGCACCAATTCGGGTGCGGAGCTGGACCCCCGCGAGGCGGGCTGGCGGCGGGCGCTCGCGGAGGCGGGGCTGGAGGAGGGGATGGTCCTGCGTTCGGAGTTCACGCGCGAGGGCGGTTACCGCGCCGGGCGGCGGTTCCTCGCCGCCGCCGAGCGGCCCTCCGCGGTGTTCGTGAGCTCCGACCTGCAGGCGATCGGTTTCCTGCACGCGGTCCTCGAGGGCGGGCTGAAGGTTCCGGAGGACCTGGCGATCTTCGCCTTCGACGGTTCTCCGGAGTCCGCGTACAGCTGGCCGGCACTGAGCACGGTGGTTCAGCCGGTCGAGAAGATGGCGCGCGCCGCGGTCGACGCGCTGTTCGCTACGCGCGAGGGTCGACCCGTCGAGCACCGGGTTTTCGACGTCGAATTGCTCCCGCGCGCCTCCTGCGGCTGCTAG
- a CDS encoding Gfo/Idh/MocA family protein, whose amino-acid sequence MTFSLGIVGAGQFAGVFAKLFAAHPGVDRVYVTDVVAERADALAERLDLAGVHADFEQMLASDVDAVALFTQRWTHGPLVVQALNAGKHVYSAVPMAVSQAEIAAIIEAVRATGLTYMMGETSQYNPATVYARGRHANGDFGRIIYAEGDYVHDMDLGFYDAYKYSGGADWKKTASYPPMLYPTHSIGGVLGAVGGRATSVSCIGVRDQRGDGVFDKDISMFDNDFSNATALFELDGGGTMRINEMRRVGYPSHLRESRFRYFGTEASFEQLAEVSVWQDKEKVTDVSSVLATAATMGDDDDALADVAPALRDAFASGMAEVHDASRLPREFVGLPNGHEGSHHFLVDDFVTAVNTGTLPPVNAWVAARYTLPGIIAHESALRGGERLPVPDFGDPEAPVGAADRRG is encoded by the coding sequence ATGACGTTTTCACTCGGAATAGTTGGAGCCGGCCAGTTCGCCGGCGTGTTCGCCAAGCTCTTCGCCGCGCACCCCGGAGTGGACCGCGTCTATGTCACGGACGTCGTCGCCGAGCGTGCCGATGCCCTCGCCGAGCGGCTCGACCTGGCGGGGGTGCACGCCGACTTCGAGCAGATGCTCGCCAGCGATGTCGACGCCGTCGCGCTGTTCACCCAGCGGTGGACCCATGGCCCGCTCGTCGTGCAGGCGCTGAACGCGGGCAAGCACGTGTACTCGGCGGTGCCCATGGCCGTGAGCCAGGCGGAGATCGCCGCGATCATCGAGGCCGTGCGTGCAACGGGCCTGACCTACATGATGGGGGAGACCAGCCAGTACAACCCGGCGACGGTCTACGCCCGCGGTCGCCATGCCAACGGGGACTTCGGGCGCATCATCTACGCCGAGGGCGACTACGTGCACGACATGGATCTGGGCTTCTACGACGCCTACAAGTACTCGGGCGGAGCGGACTGGAAGAAGACCGCGAGCTACCCGCCTATGCTGTATCCGACGCACTCGATCGGCGGCGTGCTCGGTGCGGTCGGCGGTCGGGCGACGAGCGTGAGCTGCATCGGCGTGCGGGACCAGCGGGGCGACGGCGTCTTCGACAAGGACATCAGCATGTTCGACAACGACTTCTCCAACGCCACGGCGCTCTTCGAGCTCGACGGCGGCGGCACCATGCGCATCAACGAGATGCGCCGCGTCGGCTACCCGTCGCACTTGCGCGAGTCCCGCTTCCGCTACTTCGGCACCGAGGCGAGCTTCGAGCAGCTCGCCGAGGTCAGCGTGTGGCAAGACAAGGAGAAAGTCACCGATGTCAGCTCAGTACTCGCCACCGCCGCGACGATGGGCGACGACGATGACGCGCTCGCCGACGTCGCCCCCGCCCTGCGCGACGCCTTCGCCTCCGGCATGGCCGAGGTGCATGACGCCTCCCGGCTGCCGCGCGAGTTTGTCGGCCTGCCGAATGGGCATGAGGGCAGCCACCACTTCCTCGTCGACGACTTCGTCACCGCCGTGAACACGGGGACGCTGCCGCCCGTCAACGCGTGGGTCGCCGCGCGCTACACGTTGCCCGGCATCATCGCGCACGAATCGGCGCTGCGCGGCGGCGAGCGCCTGCCCGTCCCGGATTTCGGGGATCCCGAGGCGCCGGTGGGTGCCGCGGACCGCCGCGGATAG